CAATCGATAAGTCCGCTTGCTACCGGGGCGCCCCTGAGTATATTGCGCGCCTTCCCGCGCCGGGGGCCGACAGGCCCCAGCGGCGCAACCGCAGGCCTTCGGCATGCGTGGAGAGGTGGCCGAGTGGTTTAAGGCGCACGCTTGGAAAGCGTGTGTAGGGGAAACTCTACCGCGGGTTCGAATCCCGCTCTCTCCGCCATTCACCCGGCGAAATGCGCTCTTCATTGCTACACCTTCGGGCCTGGAGTGACCTCCTCAGCAGCAGCGGAAGGGCGTGGGCGATCAGGTTCGATGCGATGGCGACAATCGTCAGAATCCGCATACAGCCGCCAAGCAGGACCCTGGGTCGATATTCGGACCGCCTCGCCCCGGCTACAACCGGACCGGTGGCGGCGCCCGGTACTCGCCGGTGATCATCGCCGGCCGGGGCAGGTAGGCCCGGAGGCTGAGGATGAAAGCGCCGTCCGGGGCCGGCAACCAGTTGGCCGAGCGAGCGCCGCCGGGATCCTCGCGGGTGATCCAGAGATCCAGCGAGCCATCGGGATTGTAGACAAGGCCCGGCGTTCGGTCGCCGATCGAGTACCGGTTGATCGGGTTGGGCGCGAACAGGAACTGTCCCTCGGGAAAGGCCTTGTAGGCCGTCAGCGACCAGAAGCCATCGACCGGCAGCAGCTGGCCCTTCGGGAAGCTGAGCCTGTAGCGATCACCGCGGTACAGGCCTGTCGCGTCGTCGCCGGTCGAGCGGGTGTAGATCGCTTCGGCCACGGGCAGCGCGAACAGGCCGGTCAGGGCGATCTGGGCCCGGAACTCATAGTCTTCGCCAAAATCGCCCAGATTGGCGCGCGGATAGGCCCAGCCGCCGGCTTCGTAGGTGCCTCCCCGAGGCTGGGCGGCGAAGAGCGCGGCCTCGGCGACGCCGGCGGCGATCTCGGCGTCTTCCGCCGCGGAGAAGGCCGGCGGGTTGAAGCCGCCGGGCGTCAGTCCGATCACCCTGGCCTCGTTGAAAAAGGCGAGGTCCGTCGCCGGCGGCGGGGTCTCCGCCAGCAGGGCGCCCACGCTGGCGAAGTACTCGCGCCAGGGGGCCGAGCGGGCGGCCGGCGCGACCGGCGTCGGCGCCGGGCCGGCGGGAGCGGCCACGGCGAGGCCGGCCTGCACCCGCCGCGCTTCGGGAAGGTCGTCAACGCCGTCAGCCAGGGTGCGGGCCAGCAGGAAGACCCAGGGCCCGGGGGATCGGATCGCGCCCGCCGGCGCCGCCCCGGTCGGACCGGCGATGACGAATCGCCCGCCCTCGCTTCCCGTGGTCCGCGTCCCCAGAACGGCGAAGTTGTTGGTGAACATATCCATCAGTGCCACCGACAGGTACCGGTCGCCTGACGGCGGCAGCGTGAGCTCCACCGGTCCCCGGCTGAGGTCGAGCACCGCCCGGCTGTAGAGCGTGTCGTTGTTGGGCGAGGTGACCCTCTGGGTGGCCACGGTGAGCAGGTCACGCTGGTGGAACAGGACGTTGGCCGGGGTTGCGCCGAGAATCCTCCGGCGCACCGCCGCGACCTCGATCAGCGGCAATCCGTAGAGCCAGGCGCGCCGCGCCGTCTCGCGCAGTCCCGGCCGCCGCGCCGGAGAGGTCGCGCCGGCGAGCGTCGGCAGGCCAAGGGCGGCGGTGGCCAGGAGGCCGGCGCCGCGGAGCATGAGGTCGCGCCTGTGCATTCTGTGTCTCCCTGTCCGCACCGCGACGAAGACCGCGGCGCCCATGTTCGTTTTTGTTAGACAATCCTGCGCACATCCTATCATTTCATCGCAGCGTCGGAACAGGCGAAAAAGGGAGATGGGGCCGATGAAACGGAAGTCGGGGCGGACTGCTGAGGGAGCCGTGCGCATCGCGCCGCACCGCCGGGCGGTGCTGCTGGGCGGAGCCAGCATGCTGGGTCTCGCCGGGTGCGCCACCCTGGCGCCCGCGGGCGAAACGACCGCGACCGGGGAATGGCCGGCCTATGGAGGCGACAACCGGGCCGCCAAGTACTCCCCGCTGGACCAGATCAACCGCGACAACGTCGGCGACCTGCGCGTCGCCTGGGAATGGCAGTCGCCGGACGCCGAGGTTCTCCGCGATCACCCCGACCTGGCCGCGGGCGACTTCCAGGCCACACCGATCATGGTGGACGGCGTCCTCTACACCTCCACCGCCATGTGCCAGGTGGCGGCCATCGATCCATCGACCGGCAAGACCCTGTGGCTGTACGACCCCGGCAGCTGGAAGCGCGGTCCGTTCACCAGCAAGGGCTTTCTGCATCGCGGCGTGGCCTACTGGCGCGAGGGCGAGGACCGCCGGGTCCTGATCGGCACCGGCGACAACCGGCTGATCGCGCTGGACGCCCGGACCGGGGTTCCGATCAGCACCTTCGGGATCAACGGCGAGGTCGATCTGGGCTCCGTGGGACTGCAGCGGGAACTGCCCGATGACCCGGTGAACCTGTTCGCCTGCACCTCGCCGCCGACCATTTGCCGCGATGTGGTGGTCATCGGCCAGTACATCCACGATCGGGGCGTGAAGGCCCTCATGCCGCCCGGCGACGTTCGCGGCTTCGACGTCAGGACCGGCGCCCTGAAGTGGGTCTTCCACACGGTGCCGATGAAGGGGGAACCCGGCTACGAAACCTGGCTGGAAGGCTCCGCGGAGCGGACCGGCAACGCCAACATCTGGGCGCCGATGAGCGCCGATGACGAGCTGGGGCTGGTCTACCTGCCGGGCAGCTGTCCGACCAACAACTTCTTTGGCGGCGGTCGGCCCGGCGACAACCTGTACGGCAACACCCTGATCGCGCTGGATGCCGCCACCGGACAGCGGCGCTGGCACTTCCAGTTCGTGCACCACGACGTCTGGGACTACGACCTGCCCTGCGCCCCGAACCTGGTCGATATCACTGTCGCCGGCCGCCCGATCAAGGCCGTCGCCCAGGTGACCAAGCAGGGCTGGTGCTTCGTCTTCGACCGCGTCACCGGCGAACCGGTCTGGCCGATCGAGGAGCGACCGGTTCCGCAGAGCCCCCTCGCCGGCGAGCGCACCGCCGCCACCCAGCCGTTCCCCAGTCGGCCGGCGGCGTTCGAGCCGCAGGGCGTGTCCGAAGACATGCTGATCGACTTCACGCCGGCCCTGCACGCCGAGGCCAGGACGCTTCTCGCGAAGTATCGGATCGGCCCGATGTATACGCCCTACACCAAGACCCCGACCATCCAGCGGCCGGGCTGGCTGGGCGGCGCCAACTGGGCCGGGGCGGCGGTCGATCCGGAGACCGGCGTGCTCTACGTCCCGTCCCTGTCTTCGGTGATGGCCCTGGCGCTCGACGATGACGGCAAGGCGATCCGGGGCGAGGCCGAGAGCGAGGAGATCGCCGGCCTGTCGCGGCTCGTCCCGGGGCCCCAGGGCCTGCCGATGTTCAAACCACCCTACAGCCGCATCACGGCCATCGATCTGAACACCGGCGAGCATCTCTGGATGAAGCCCAACGGCCCGGGGCTCTCCCGGGCCCCGGCGCTGAAGTCACTGAACCTGGGATGGGTCGGATCGACGGGTCGCACCGGACCTCTTCTGACCCGCACCCTTCTGTTCCAGGGCGAAGGGCCGCATGACCGGCGCTTCGGCATGAAGGTGCTGCGCGCCTGGGACAAGGCGACCGGCGCGGTCATCGCCGAGATATCCTTGCCCGACGCGCCCTTCGGCCCGCCGATGACCTACATGGCCGGCGGCAAGCAGTTCATCGTCTGCGGCATGGGTTATCGGACCATGCCACACCGCCTCGTCGCCCTCGCCCTGCCCTGAGGAACCACAGATCATGACCGACACCACACAGGCTTCCTCGCTGTCCCGCCGAGCCGCATTGGCCATGCTGACCGCCGGGGCGGCGACGGCCCTCGCCTCGCCCGCCTGGGCCGTGGGCGCGATCAAGCACTACATCATCATCAACCTGAAGCCCGAGATGGACATGCTGGCGCTGGACCGCTGGTACATGACCTTCCACGCGCCCCAGGTGCGCCGGGCCTTCAAGGCCTGGCAACGCAACTACGTCTCCTATCGCAGCTACGCGGTGACGGACGAGGCCCGAAAACTGGGTGTCCTGAACGGCCGGATGACCGAGATCCAGTTCGACAGCATCGAGGATTTCCGGGAGTCGCGACCGAACAATCTCTACGGTGACCTGCGATCGTTCACGCCGCCGCCGAAAGGATGGGCGGAGGCGCAGTTCGAGACGACGACGACGACCATTCCGGTCAATCCGCAGATGGTCTTCCTCTCGACGCCCACGCCGCCGAAGGAGACGCCCTACCTGCGCTGGATCATTTTGTTCCGGTATCCCGCCGGCGTGAGCATGGAAAACGGCGACGCCTGGCTCCGGGACGTTCAGGCGCCGCAACTCGCCAAGCTGCCGGGCCTGAAGCGCTTCGTCGCCTACAACAGCGTGACCGAGACGGCCGATTATCCGCGCGTGGCGGAGCTGTGGTTCGATGATTACGCCGCCTGGCGAAAGGCCTTCGTCGATCCGGCGCCCGCCTTCACCGCCCCCGCCTGGGGCGGAGCCTTCCCGTTCGTGGAGACACGCTCGATGTTCATCGGCGAGAACCCCGACATCGACTTCATCAACGACAGACGAGTCATACCCTAGCGGCAGTAGGCGTCGATCAGGGGCTTGATGAAGGCGTAGTCGGACCAGCCGTCGGTCTGGCGGCGCGCGGCCAGCGCGGTCGCCGGATCGAAGGAGGCCTGAC
The nucleotide sequence above comes from Caulobacter sp. NIBR1757. Encoded proteins:
- a CDS encoding DUF1254 domain-containing protein, with protein sequence MHRRDLMLRGAGLLATAALGLPTLAGATSPARRPGLRETARRAWLYGLPLIEVAAVRRRILGATPANVLFHQRDLLTVATQRVTSPNNDTLYSRAVLDLSRGPVELTLPPSGDRYLSVALMDMFTNNFAVLGTRTTGSEGGRFVIAGPTGAAPAGAIRSPGPWVFLLARTLADGVDDLPEARRVQAGLAVAAPAGPAPTPVAPAARSAPWREYFASVGALLAETPPPATDLAFFNEARVIGLTPGGFNPPAFSAAEDAEIAAGVAEAALFAAQPRGGTYEAGGWAYPRANLGDFGEDYEFRAQIALTGLFALPVAEAIYTRSTGDDATGLYRGDRYRLSFPKGQLLPVDGFWSLTAYKAFPEGQFLFAPNPINRYSIGDRTPGLVYNPDGSLDLWITREDPGGARSANWLPAPDGAFILSLRAYLPRPAMITGEYRAPPPVRL
- a CDS encoding pyrroloquinoline quinone-dependent dehydrogenase; the protein is MKRKSGRTAEGAVRIAPHRRAVLLGGASMLGLAGCATLAPAGETTATGEWPAYGGDNRAAKYSPLDQINRDNVGDLRVAWEWQSPDAEVLRDHPDLAAGDFQATPIMVDGVLYTSTAMCQVAAIDPSTGKTLWLYDPGSWKRGPFTSKGFLHRGVAYWREGEDRRVLIGTGDNRLIALDARTGVPISTFGINGEVDLGSVGLQRELPDDPVNLFACTSPPTICRDVVVIGQYIHDRGVKALMPPGDVRGFDVRTGALKWVFHTVPMKGEPGYETWLEGSAERTGNANIWAPMSADDELGLVYLPGSCPTNNFFGGGRPGDNLYGNTLIALDAATGQRRWHFQFVHHDVWDYDLPCAPNLVDITVAGRPIKAVAQVTKQGWCFVFDRVTGEPVWPIEERPVPQSPLAGERTAATQPFPSRPAAFEPQGVSEDMLIDFTPALHAEARTLLAKYRIGPMYTPYTKTPTIQRPGWLGGANWAGAAVDPETGVLYVPSLSSVMALALDDDGKAIRGEAESEEIAGLSRLVPGPQGLPMFKPPYSRITAIDLNTGEHLWMKPNGPGLSRAPALKSLNLGWVGSTGRTGPLLTRTLLFQGEGPHDRRFGMKVLRAWDKATGAVIAEISLPDAPFGPPMTYMAGGKQFIVCGMGYRTMPHRLVALALP